The following are encoded in a window of Brockia lithotrophica genomic DNA:
- a CDS encoding ABC transporter permease, with translation MSLRSPVRLLAAFGVLLALWWGIALVLRNPVFPPPSVAFEGFLRLLGDGLVHHVGASLKRVGVATAWAVLLALPLGVFLGTHPKWDGRIAPYVYLTYPVPKTALMPVFFLLLGLGDLSREAILFLILFYQLFIAVRDAVRAVDPAYVLSVRALGARPWDLYRHVYLPAAFPALLTALRVNTGIALSVLFLVETYATEEGLGYLIQRAQSRYAYGEIFAVVALLGLLGLVLYVILDVLEALWAPWARRRKEGELVWTEER, from the coding sequence TTGAGCCTTCGGTCGCCGGTTCGGCTGCTCGCCGCCTTCGGCGTACTCCTCGCCCTCTGGTGGGGGATTGCCCTCGTCCTCCGCAATCCCGTGTTCCCCCCGCCTTCGGTTGCCTTCGAGGGGTTTTTGCGGCTTTTGGGGGACGGGCTCGTGCACCACGTAGGGGCGAGCCTCAAGCGTGTGGGGGTGGCGACTGCTTGGGCCGTCCTTTTGGCCTTGCCCTTGGGTGTCTTCCTCGGCACGCACCCGAAGTGGGACGGGCGAATTGCCCCCTACGTCTACCTCACGTACCCCGTCCCCAAGACGGCGCTCATGCCCGTATTTTTTCTCCTCTTGGGCCTCGGCGACCTCTCGCGGGAGGCGATCCTCTTTCTCATCCTCTTTTACCAGCTTTTCATCGCCGTTCGCGATGCGGTGCGCGCCGTGGATCCCGCCTACGTCCTCTCCGTGCGCGCTCTGGGCGCGCGACCGTGGGACCTCTACCGCCACGTGTACCTCCCCGCGGCGTTTCCCGCGCTGCTTACGGCCCTCCGCGTAAATACGGGGATCGCCCTTTCCGTGCTCTTCCTCGTCGAGACGTACGCCACGGAGGAAGGGCTCGGCTACTTGATCCAGCGGGCGCAGTCGCGTTACGCCTACGGCGAGATCTTTGCCGTCGTCGCCCTACTCGGCCTTTTGGGACTGGTTCTGTACGTGATCCTCGACGTGCTCGAAGCCCTTTGGGCGCCCTGGGCGCGGCGGCGAAAGGAGGGCGAACTCGTGTGGACGGAGGAACGCTAG
- the spoIVA gene encoding stage IV sporulation protein A produces MKREEVFRDIAERTGGEVYVGVVGPVRTGKSTFIKRFLELLVVPYIEDEEERRRTIDELPQSAQGRTVMTTEPKFIPKQAVRVEVGEGLSVYVRLVDSVGYAIPGARGYEDESGPRMVHTPWFEEPIPFHEAAEIGTRKVIQDHSTLGIVVTTDGSIGEIPRANYEEAERTVIEELKAVGKPFVVVLNSVHPTDPETEGLRARLEEAYDVPVLALSAATMDEETALTVLREALYEFSLYELKVHLPDWVLVLDEGHWLRKKYEEAVEETVKEVTRVRDVQRVLGKFEDYDFISSAEISSLDLGQGVAEIELDAPDELYEEIVSEVLGTEVRGRDHFLELLIQFARAKREYDHFAEAIEMVRATGYGIATPRPEDLELEKPQVYRQGSRFGVLLRAKAPSIHLIRVDVASEFSPLIGSERQSEELAESLMRDFEANPEALWKTEIFGRSLYQVVQDGIRAKLHLMPDEARYKLRETLEKIVNEGSGGLIAILL; encoded by the coding sequence ATGAAGCGGGAAGAGGTCTTTCGCGACATCGCCGAGCGCACCGGCGGTGAGGTGTACGTCGGAGTCGTTGGTCCCGTGCGCACGGGAAAATCCACGTTCATCAAGCGCTTCCTCGAGCTCCTCGTGGTTCCGTACATCGAAGACGAGGAAGAGCGTCGGCGGACGATCGACGAGCTCCCTCAGAGCGCCCAGGGGCGTACGGTGATGACCACCGAGCCGAAGTTCATCCCCAAGCAGGCGGTGCGCGTAGAGGTGGGGGAGGGGCTTTCGGTCTACGTGCGTCTCGTGGATTCTGTGGGCTACGCGATCCCTGGGGCGCGCGGGTACGAGGACGAATCCGGGCCGCGGATGGTGCACACGCCGTGGTTTGAAGAGCCGATTCCGTTTCACGAGGCGGCGGAGATCGGCACGCGCAAGGTGATCCAGGACCACTCCACGCTGGGGATCGTCGTGACGACGGACGGCTCCATCGGGGAAATCCCGCGCGCGAACTACGAAGAGGCGGAGCGGACGGTCATCGAAGAGCTCAAGGCCGTCGGGAAGCCCTTCGTCGTCGTGTTGAACAGCGTCCACCCGACGGATCCTGAGACGGAAGGTCTGCGCGCGCGCCTGGAGGAGGCGTACGACGTCCCCGTCCTCGCCCTTTCCGCGGCGACGATGGACGAGGAGACCGCCCTCACCGTGCTGCGGGAGGCGCTCTACGAATTCTCCCTCTACGAACTCAAAGTTCACCTCCCCGACTGGGTCCTCGTGCTCGACGAGGGGCATTGGCTGCGCAAGAAGTACGAGGAAGCCGTGGAGGAAACCGTAAAAGAGGTCACCCGCGTGCGCGACGTGCAGCGGGTCTTGGGGAAGTTCGAGGACTACGACTTCATCTCGAGCGCCGAGATCTCCTCGCTCGACTTGGGCCAGGGTGTCGCCGAAATCGAGTTGGACGCCCCGGACGAACTTTACGAAGAGATCGTGAGCGAGGTGTTGGGGACGGAAGTGCGCGGGCGCGACCACTTCCTCGAACTCCTCATCCAGTTCGCGCGCGCCAAGCGGGAGTACGACCACTTTGCAGAGGCGATCGAGATGGTCCGGGCGACGGGCTACGGGATCGCCACGCCGCGTCCGGAAGACCTAGAGCTCGAGAAGCCGCAGGTCTACCGCCAGGGGTCGCGCTTCGGCGTCCTCCTGCGCGCCAAAGCGCCGTCCATCCACCTCATCCGCGTGGACGTGGCGTCCGAGTTTTCCCCGCTCATCGGGAGCGAGCGCCAGAGCGAAGAGCTTGCCGAAAGCCTCATGCGCGACTTCGAGGCGAATCCCGAGGCCCTCTGGAAGACGGAGATCTTCGGACGTTCTCTCTACCAGGTCGTCCAGGACGGCATTCGCGCGAAGCTCCACCTCATGCCCGACGAGGCGCGCTACAAGCTCCGCGAGACGCTCGAAAAGATCGTGAACGAGGGCTCCGGCGGCCTCATCGCCATCCTCTTGTGA
- a CDS encoding stage VI sporulation protein F has protein sequence MNLADLLQVLSRLGQTKVDPGQLKALAADLKAGDETNEEKLRNLVRTLTAALGRPLPPEKEEEIVAYLRNHPFRGMESIQRLLREKGVPPAPGGSDPEA, from the coding sequence GTGAACCTCGCCGACCTCCTTCAAGTCCTCAGCCGCCTCGGGCAGACCAAGGTCGATCCCGGCCAACTCAAGGCGCTCGCCGCCGACCTCAAGGCGGGCGACGAGACGAACGAAGAAAAGCTCCGAAACCTCGTCCGTACCCTCACGGCGGCCCTCGGGCGGCCCCTCCCCCCGGAAAAGGAAGAGGAGATCGTCGCCTACCTGCGCAATCACCCCTTCCGCGGGATGGAGTCCATCCAGCGCTTGCTCCGAGAAAAGGGCGTCCCTCCCGCCCCGGGCGGGTCGGATCCCGAGGCGTAG
- the der gene encoding ribosome biogenesis GTPase Der, which translates to MGGIVAIVGRPNVGKSTLFNRLIGERRAIVEDVPGVTRDRLYGEAEWFSRRFWVVDTGGLDLEAQEEIPAAIRRQVLAAVDEADLVLFVVSAQEGITPADESIAQLLRKSGKPVLLVVNKVDAPVHELYVPEFYRLGLSDPIAVSAAHGKGIAELVEAVLARLPQEDEGEVVGDDAIRVAIVGRPNVGKSSLVNAILGEERVVVTDVPGTTRDAVDIPFRTPEAEFVLVDTAGLRRPGRVGRGTEYYSTLRTLRALERAHVAVLVLDATEGIVEQDRRIAGYAWERGRAVVVAFNKWDAVERDPQLSVRYEREVRRDLYFLANPPVLYISALTGRKVSRLLEEVRAAAERFRFRIDPEELDAIFRDAVLLTPPPSVGGKRPRLYRMRQVLTGPPKFVVEVDDPSLVTSGYLGYLENRLREVHPLPGVPIRIEAERYVARRRTPSGSV; encoded by the coding sequence GTGGGCGGCATCGTTGCCATCGTAGGGAGGCCAAACGTCGGGAAGTCCACCCTCTTCAACCGCCTGATCGGCGAGCGTCGGGCGATCGTCGAGGACGTCCCCGGGGTGACGCGGGATCGCCTCTACGGCGAGGCGGAGTGGTTTTCGCGCCGGTTTTGGGTGGTGGATACGGGAGGACTCGACCTCGAGGCGCAAGAAGAGATCCCCGCGGCGATCCGCCGTCAGGTGCTCGCCGCCGTCGACGAGGCCGACCTCGTCCTCTTTGTCGTCTCCGCCCAAGAGGGGATCACGCCGGCCGACGAATCGATCGCCCAGCTTCTGCGAAAATCCGGGAAACCCGTCCTCCTCGTGGTGAACAAGGTGGACGCACCGGTACACGAGCTTTACGTCCCCGAGTTCTACCGCCTCGGCCTTTCCGACCCCATTGCCGTCTCCGCCGCCCACGGGAAGGGAATCGCCGAGCTCGTGGAGGCCGTCCTCGCCCGCCTGCCGCAGGAAGACGAGGGAGAAGTGGTCGGGGACGACGCGATCCGCGTGGCGATCGTTGGCCGCCCGAACGTCGGGAAGTCCTCCCTCGTAAACGCGATCCTCGGCGAAGAGCGCGTCGTCGTCACGGACGTTCCGGGTACGACGCGGGATGCCGTGGACATTCCCTTTCGGACGCCCGAGGCGGAGTTTGTGCTCGTGGACACCGCCGGGCTCCGGCGCCCGGGGCGCGTCGGGCGGGGAACGGAGTACTACAGCACTTTGCGCACGCTCCGCGCCCTCGAACGCGCCCACGTCGCCGTCCTCGTCCTCGACGCGACGGAAGGAATCGTCGAGCAGGACCGGCGCATCGCCGGCTACGCCTGGGAGCGGGGACGGGCGGTGGTCGTTGCCTTCAACAAGTGGGATGCCGTGGAGCGCGATCCCCAGCTTTCCGTGCGCTACGAACGGGAGGTCCGCCGCGACCTGTACTTCCTCGCCAACCCACCGGTCCTCTACATATCCGCCCTCACGGGACGCAAGGTATCCCGCCTCCTCGAGGAGGTACGCGCCGCGGCGGAGCGCTTCCGCTTTCGGATCGATCCGGAAGAGCTCGACGCGATCTTCCGCGACGCCGTACTTCTTACGCCCCCGCCTTCCGTAGGGGGGAAAAGGCCCCGCCTCTACCGGATGCGCCAAGTCCTCACGGGGCCGCCGAAGTTCGTCGTCGAAGTCGACGACCCTTCCTTGGTCACTTCCGGGTACCTCGGCTATTTGGAAAACCGCCTGCGCGAAGTTCATCCCTTGCCGGGGGTTCCAATCCGCATCGAGGCCGAGCGCTACGTCGCGCGACGCCGTACCCCGTCGGGATCCGTCTGA
- a CDS encoding regulatory protein RecX, whose translation MDGGTLDDARTGEVGRDRTVRVVAVEAGRRGGVEVFWDDGMRTELPEEVVVRRSLVPGQELSLADREALREEAEVARAKEQAISLLARRMRTEAEVRRALRAKGYSSEVVRTVVRELRRQGYLDDRRYAETYVELRTASSPRGRWALFAELRKKGVDREIADDALRHLDPEEEYRLARSLAERRLTRLKGEEEERRMRLARFLLGRGFSASVVLRVLEEYFPSLPEDLPFLPDPGEVGEEEGPGEDEEDEPSAHP comes from the coding sequence GTGGACGGAGGAACGCTAGACGACGCCCGTACGGGCGAGGTCGGACGAGACCGCACCGTGCGCGTCGTCGCCGTAGAGGCGGGGAGGCGCGGAGGCGTGGAAGTCTTCTGGGACGACGGGATGCGCACGGAACTTCCGGAAGAGGTCGTCGTCCGCCGTTCTCTCGTCCCGGGGCAGGAACTCTCGTTGGCCGACCGGGAAGCCCTTCGAGAGGAAGCGGAGGTGGCGCGTGCCAAAGAACAGGCGATCTCCCTTCTCGCGCGACGCATGCGGACGGAGGCGGAGGTGCGCAGGGCGCTGCGCGCAAAAGGGTATTCCTCCGAGGTCGTGCGCACGGTGGTACGGGAGCTCAGGCGGCAGGGCTACCTCGACGACCGCCGCTATGCGGAGACGTATGTGGAACTGCGCACCGCTTCGAGCCCTCGGGGCCGATGGGCGCTCTTTGCCGAACTGCGCAAAAAAGGCGTCGACCGCGAGATCGCGGACGACGCCTTGCGCCACTTGGATCCGGAGGAGGAGTACCGCCTCGCCCGTTCTCTGGCCGAACGGCGTCTGACGCGCCTCAAGGGCGAGGAGGAGGAACGCCGCATGCGCCTCGCGCGTTTCCTCCTCGGGCGGGGGTTTTCCGCGTCCGTGGTGCTTCGCGTGCTGGAAGAGTACTTTCCCTCCCTCCCCGAAGACCTACCCTTTCTTCCGGATCCGGGGGAGGTAGGCGAAGAAGAAGGTCCCGGCGAGGACGAGGAGGACGAACCCTCCGCGCACCCATGA
- a CDS encoding NAD(P)H-dependent glycerol-3-phosphate dehydrogenase, giving the protein MKETIAVLGAGSFGIALSRLLAEKGFPVRLWGRNPEEMEHLARERRHRRYLPDVVLPPAVAVTSELSAALSGADVVLFAVPSQALREVLTAARAYLPGDALLVNVAKGLEVGSNLRLSQVIEEVIPGAARRLAVLSGPSHAEEVAVGKPTSVVAAAYVEDVARRAQELFLTPAFRVYTNADVVGVELGGALKNIIAIAAGMSDGLGYGHNARAALVTRGLVEMTRLGQRLGAHPLTFSGLSGLGDLIVTTSSPLSRNWRAGYLLGQGLSLEEVRRTIGQAIEGISTARAARELALRLGVSMPITEALYAVLFEGLDPRTAADRLMGREPKPEVEILPF; this is encoded by the coding sequence GTGAAGGAGACGATCGCCGTACTCGGGGCGGGGAGCTTTGGAATCGCGCTGTCTCGCCTCCTCGCCGAAAAGGGGTTCCCCGTACGCCTCTGGGGCCGCAACCCGGAGGAGATGGAGCACCTTGCCCGCGAGCGCAGGCACCGCCGGTACCTCCCGGACGTCGTTCTCCCACCTGCGGTTGCCGTCACTTCCGAGCTTTCCGCCGCCCTGTCCGGGGCGGACGTCGTGCTCTTCGCCGTACCTTCTCAGGCGCTGCGCGAGGTGCTCACCGCCGCCCGCGCTTACCTTCCCGGAGATGCGCTCCTCGTCAACGTGGCGAAAGGGTTGGAGGTCGGGTCGAACCTGCGCCTCTCCCAGGTCATCGAGGAGGTGATTCCGGGCGCCGCAAGGCGCCTCGCCGTCCTCTCGGGGCCTTCCCACGCGGAAGAGGTTGCGGTGGGTAAGCCCACATCGGTAGTCGCCGCCGCCTACGTGGAGGACGTGGCGCGCCGCGCCCAGGAACTCTTCCTCACGCCCGCCTTTCGCGTCTACACGAACGCCGACGTCGTCGGCGTAGAACTCGGCGGCGCGCTCAAGAACATCATCGCCATCGCCGCCGGAATGTCCGACGGGCTCGGCTACGGGCACAACGCCCGGGCCGCCTTGGTGACACGGGGCCTCGTGGAGATGACGCGCCTCGGGCAGAGGTTGGGTGCCCATCCTCTGACCTTTTCCGGGCTCTCTGGCCTCGGCGACCTCATCGTCACGACCTCGAGCCCTTTGAGCCGCAACTGGCGTGCCGGGTACCTCCTCGGCCAGGGCCTTTCCTTAGAGGAAGTCCGGCGCACGATCGGTCAGGCCATCGAAGGAATATCCACGGCCCGCGCCGCCCGCGAGCTCGCCCTTCGGCTCGGGGTGTCCATGCCTATTACGGAAGCGCTCTACGCGGTCCTCTTCGAAGGGTTGGACCCCCGCACGGCGGCGGATCGGCTCATGGGGAGGGAGCCGAAGCCCGAGGTCGAAATTTTGCCCTTTTGA
- the cmk gene encoding (d)CMP kinase has product MKRRLNAIAIDGPAGAGKSTVARRLAERLGAYYVDTGAMYRALTLKALERGVPVDDEAALVALLGETVVAFGGPNAEGVPTVLLDERDVTQEIRSPRVSGSVSAVARHPGVRAELVRRQRQLALHYLSAGRMVVMDGRDIGTVVLPEARVKVFLTASLDERARRRHEELARRGERPTYGETLERLRERDRKDAEREVAPLRKAEDAVEIDTTGKSVDEVVEAIVRLVEERLFNSVQGRKEEFR; this is encoded by the coding sequence GTGAAACGACGCTTGAACGCCATCGCCATAGATGGACCGGCTGGTGCTGGAAAGAGCACGGTGGCGCGTCGTCTCGCGGAGCGTTTGGGCGCCTACTACGTGGATACGGGTGCGATGTATCGGGCTCTCACCCTTAAGGCGTTGGAGCGCGGCGTACCCGTAGACGACGAGGCGGCCCTCGTCGCCCTTCTCGGGGAGACCGTGGTCGCCTTCGGAGGGCCGAACGCCGAGGGCGTGCCCACCGTGCTTTTGGATGAACGCGACGTCACGCAGGAGATCCGCTCGCCTCGCGTTTCCGGTTCCGTCTCCGCGGTCGCCCGCCACCCCGGTGTGCGCGCCGAGCTCGTGCGCCGCCAGCGTCAGCTGGCGCTGCACTACCTGTCCGCTGGGCGGATGGTCGTCATGGACGGGCGCGACATCGGCACGGTGGTGCTGCCGGAAGCGAGGGTAAAGGTGTTTCTCACGGCTTCTCTCGACGAACGGGCTCGCCGGCGCCACGAAGAACTCGCGCGGCGGGGGGAGCGCCCGACCTACGGGGAAACCCTGGAACGTCTCAGGGAACGCGACCGGAAGGATGCCGAACGCGAGGTCGCTCCTCTCCGCAAAGCAGAAGATGCCGTGGAGATCGACACGACGGGGAAGTCGGTGGACGAAGTCGTGGAGGCGATCGTCCGTCTGGTCGAGGAGCGCCTATTCAATTCGGTTCAGGGCCGCAAGGAGGAGTTTCGATGA
- the mtrB gene encoding trp RNA-binding attenuation protein MtrB: MYNDYVVIRALENGVTVIGLTRGETTRFHHIEKLDAGEVMVAQFTEHTAAIKIRGHAEVYTRFGTVESGKSETARDA, translated from the coding sequence ATGTACAACGACTACGTCGTGATCCGGGCCTTGGAAAACGGCGTCACGGTGATCGGCCTCACGCGCGGGGAGACGACGCGCTTCCACCACATCGAAAAGCTCGACGCCGGCGAGGTTATGGTGGCTCAGTTCACGGAACACACGGCGGCGATCAAGATCCGCGGCCACGCCGAGGTGTACACCCGCTTCGGTACCGTGGAGTCCGGAAAGTCGGAAACCGCCAGGGACGCGTAG
- the folE gene encoding GTP cyclohydrolase I FolE, giving the protein MAIDHDKVKHAVRLIFEAIGEDPDREGLADTPRRIAEMFEEIFSGVGKDPRKELNTFFTERHEELVALRDIPFYSMCEHHLLPFFGRGHIGYLPADGRVVGVSKLARVLEVVARRPQIQERMGEEIADAIVDVLAPRGVIVVLEAEHLCMVMRGVKKPGSQMVTITTRGVFREDPTLREEALRLLLGNHRR; this is encoded by the coding sequence TTGGCCATCGACCACGATAAGGTGAAGCACGCCGTCCGCCTCATTTTCGAGGCGATCGGCGAAGATCCCGATCGCGAGGGTTTGGCGGATACGCCGCGGCGCATTGCCGAGATGTTTGAAGAAATTTTTTCTGGCGTGGGGAAGGACCCGCGCAAAGAGCTCAACACCTTTTTCACCGAGCGCCACGAAGAGCTCGTCGCCCTTCGCGACATCCCGTTCTACTCCATGTGCGAACACCACCTCCTCCCGTTTTTCGGAAGGGGGCACATCGGGTACCTCCCGGCCGACGGCCGCGTCGTCGGCGTGAGCAAGCTGGCCCGCGTCCTCGAGGTGGTCGCCCGACGCCCGCAGATTCAGGAGCGCATGGGGGAGGAAATCGCCGACGCGATTGTCGACGTCCTCGCGCCCCGCGGCGTAATCGTCGTCCTCGAGGCGGAACACCTCTGCATGGTCATGCGCGGGGTGAAGAAGCCCGGCTCCCAAATGGTGACGATCACGACGCGCGGCGTGTTTCGCGAGGATCCGACCCTTCGGGAAGAGGCGCTCCGACTTCTCTTGGGCAACCACCGGAGGTGA
- the rpsA gene encoding 30S ribosomal protein S1 has protein sequence MSFGQEGFGGNLHVGEVVEGVVTRVEAKHAMVDLGDGREAILPIREVSALHIESVSDVLRVGDRVRVEVVKVDPVKQEIVVSKRAVDAREAWQRLADLFDRDETFEVTIFDAVKGGLVADVGLRGFIPASQVGERYVEDLSVYKGKRLPVKVLELDPEQNRVILSHRIVVEEEKERRREEALARLVEGEVLEGTVVRIVDFGAFVDLGGVDGLVHISELSWDPVDDPRQVVKEGDRVRVKVLKVDRETGRISLSLRETQPGPWDTIAEHFHEGDVVEGVVKRLAPFGAFVEIVPGVEGLVHVSQVARRRVSTPHEVLHEGDRVRVKILSISPEERRISLSIREAEGEPVSGGGRRGRGEREAHAAQEKDESLEVSIRDLIQEDLRDKLF, from the coding sequence ATGAGCTTTGGGCAGGAAGGTTTCGGCGGAAACCTCCACGTGGGCGAAGTCGTGGAAGGCGTGGTGACCCGGGTCGAGGCGAAGCACGCCATGGTGGACTTGGGCGACGGGCGGGAGGCAATCCTTCCCATCCGCGAGGTGAGCGCGCTCCACATCGAGAGCGTTTCGGACGTCCTTCGCGTGGGCGACCGCGTGCGCGTCGAGGTGGTCAAGGTCGACCCCGTCAAGCAGGAAATCGTGGTTTCCAAGCGCGCGGTGGACGCGCGGGAAGCGTGGCAGAGGCTGGCCGACCTCTTCGACCGCGACGAAACGTTCGAGGTGACGATCTTCGACGCGGTGAAAGGAGGCCTCGTGGCGGACGTCGGCCTTCGGGGCTTTATTCCCGCTTCGCAGGTGGGCGAACGCTACGTAGAAGACTTGAGCGTCTACAAGGGGAAGCGTCTCCCCGTCAAGGTGCTCGAGCTCGATCCGGAGCAAAACCGCGTGATCCTCTCGCACCGCATCGTCGTGGAAGAAGAGAAGGAGCGGCGCCGGGAGGAGGCGCTCGCGCGCCTGGTGGAAGGCGAGGTCCTCGAAGGTACGGTGGTCCGCATCGTGGACTTCGGGGCCTTCGTCGACCTGGGCGGCGTCGACGGACTCGTCCACATCTCGGAGCTCTCCTGGGATCCCGTGGACGACCCGCGGCAGGTGGTAAAGGAGGGCGACCGCGTCCGCGTAAAGGTGCTCAAGGTGGACCGCGAGACCGGCCGCATCAGCCTGAGCCTGCGCGAGACGCAGCCCGGTCCTTGGGACACGATTGCGGAACACTTCCACGAGGGCGACGTCGTGGAAGGCGTGGTGAAGCGCCTCGCCCCCTTCGGGGCGTTCGTCGAGATCGTTCCGGGGGTCGAAGGGCTCGTCCACGTCTCCCAGGTGGCGCGCCGGCGCGTGTCCACGCCGCACGAAGTGCTGCACGAGGGAGATCGCGTGCGGGTCAAGATCCTCTCCATCTCTCCCGAAGAGCGGCGGATCAGCCTGAGCATCCGCGAGGCGGAAGGCGAACCCGTCTCCGGGGGCGGCCGCCGCGGCCGCGGCGAGCGGGAGGCTCACGCCGCGCAGGAGAAGGACGAGAGCCTGGAGGTCTCCATTCGCGACCTCATCCAGGAGGATCTGCGCGACAAGCTCTTTTGA
- a CDS encoding PepSY1/2 domain-containing protein produces MGSRIALVVLGGLLVVSLYWGYRETQEKNAVLLKAENQYQRAFYDLLAHLEGIERSLTVLRTSRDDGYSTAKLFELKEHADAARANLSRLPLTLLPASELEGFLGNVSRFAFLAATEGKSRDDGRAQRVEALACEARALREELETLGTNIAEHKIRWMDVEMALALSEARGNPVVDGLRKISDGLKGDPPFPDGSLPPLDGERLRMGLKEAARGNPVSESQAREIVAKAFGLTPSDVRHAEVHRVEDDVALFDVTIEPQNPRDGEAYTGEVLERGGEIVWLRHVRPLGAPRLTYEQGAVKAERDLYARGMRGFVLADGRMGDGFAVYRFVPVQGDVLLFPDAIRVWVALDDGAVVGLDRSSYLAFHRPRDIPAPKLTAEEARRAAENRGKLVDPPRLAITQDQAGREVLAYTFVVEDGGTPYRVFLNAFDGTEEHVELLGRPPEKG; encoded by the coding sequence TTGGGATCGCGCATCGCGCTTGTCGTCTTGGGCGGACTCCTCGTGGTCTCCCTTTATTGGGGGTATCGGGAGACGCAGGAAAAGAACGCCGTACTCCTTAAAGCGGAAAACCAGTACCAGCGCGCCTTTTACGATTTGCTCGCCCATTTGGAGGGGATCGAGCGGTCGTTGACCGTGCTTCGCACCTCCCGCGACGACGGGTACTCCACGGCCAAGCTCTTCGAGCTCAAGGAACACGCCGATGCGGCCCGAGCGAATCTCTCTCGACTCCCCCTCACGCTCCTTCCGGCCTCAGAACTCGAGGGGTTTTTGGGGAACGTCTCTCGCTTTGCCTTTCTCGCCGCCACAGAGGGAAAGTCGAGGGACGACGGCCGCGCTCAGCGCGTCGAGGCGCTTGCCTGCGAGGCCAGGGCGCTTCGGGAAGAGCTCGAAACCCTCGGGACGAACATTGCCGAACACAAGATCCGCTGGATGGACGTGGAGATGGCCCTCGCCCTTTCGGAGGCCCGGGGAAATCCCGTCGTGGACGGACTGCGCAAGATTTCCGACGGACTAAAGGGCGATCCTCCTTTTCCCGATGGGTCGCTTCCTCCTTTGGACGGCGAACGCTTGCGCATGGGCCTTAAGGAGGCGGCCCGCGGAAATCCCGTGTCCGAATCTCAGGCTCGGGAAATTGTGGCAAAGGCCTTCGGCCTCACCCCTTCGGACGTGCGGCACGCCGAAGTTCATCGGGTGGAGGACGACGTCGCCCTCTTCGACGTCACGATCGAGCCGCAAAATCCGCGCGACGGCGAGGCCTACACGGGCGAAGTTCTCGAGCGCGGCGGCGAAATCGTCTGGCTTCGGCACGTGCGGCCGCTCGGCGCCCCCCGTCTCACCTACGAACAAGGTGCGGTAAAGGCCGAACGGGACCTTTACGCCCGCGGGATGCGCGGGTTTGTCCTCGCGGACGGGAGGATGGGTGACGGCTTTGCCGTGTACCGCTTCGTTCCCGTGCAGGGGGACGTCCTCCTCTTCCCCGACGCCATCCGCGTCTGGGTGGCTCTCGACGACGGGGCCGTCGTAGGCCTGGACCGCTCTTCCTACCTCGCCTTTCACCGCCCCCGCGACATCCCCGCGCCCAAGCTCACCGCCGAAGAGGCGCGCCGCGCGGCGGAGAACCGCGGCAAGCTCGTCGACCCTCCGCGCCTCGCGATCACCCAAGACCAAGCCGGGCGGGAAGTACTTGCCTACACCTTTGTCGTGGAGGATGGCGGGACGCCGTACCGGGTCTTCCTCAACGCCTTCGACGGCACAGAGGAGCACGTGGAACTCCTCGGCCGTCCGCCGGAAAAGGGGTGA
- a CDS encoding TerC family protein codes for MPLLAETGGFGGFADPAFWAAALGIVLLDLVLAGDNAVVIALAAREVPVHGRKRVIYVGTLLAVILRILFAFLAVALLRLPALRAVGGVLLVWIAYRFLRHEVERRAKRAGGKHAKAAGEVAPADGRSERAAIGTAAAAIAARTMAQAVRRIAFADTIMSLDNVLAVAAVARSEPILLVVGLALSVPLMIWGSTFIAGLMDRFPVLVDAGGAVLLWSAAHMILEDPLTGPWFTASWVRGGFVLLVLAGTFFFAYLPRIRKKG; via the coding sequence ATGCCGCTCCTTGCGGAAACGGGAGGGTTCGGCGGGTTCGCGGATCCCGCGTTTTGGGCCGCTGCCCTGGGCATCGTCCTTCTCGACCTCGTGCTCGCCGGCGACAACGCCGTCGTCATCGCCCTGGCGGCGCGGGAAGTCCCCGTCCATGGGAGGAAACGGGTGATCTACGTCGGAACGCTTCTCGCCGTGATCCTCCGCATCCTCTTTGCCTTCCTAGCGGTGGCCCTCCTCCGCCTTCCCGCCCTCCGGGCCGTAGGCGGCGTCCTCCTCGTGTGGATTGCCTACCGCTTCCTCCGCCACGAAGTGGAGCGGCGGGCGAAGCGCGCCGGCGGAAAGCATGCGAAGGCCGCAGGGGAAGTCGCACCGGCGGACGGCCGAAGCGAGCGGGCGGCGATCGGAACCGCCGCCGCGGCGATTGCCGCGCGCACGATGGCGCAGGCCGTTCGGCGCATCGCCTTTGCCGACACGATCATGAGCCTGGACAACGTCCTCGCCGTCGCCGCCGTGGCGCGAAGCGAGCCAATCCTCCTCGTGGTCGGTCTGGCTTTGAGCGTCCCCCTCATGATCTGGGGGAGCACGTTCATCGCCGGGCTCATGGACCGCTTCCCCGTCCTCGTGGACGCGGGAGGAGCGGTCCTCCTCTGGAGCGCCGCCCACATGATCCTCGAAGATCCCCTGACCGGCCCGTGGTTCACCGCCTCATGGGTGCGCGGAGGGTTCGTCCTCCTCGTCCTCGCCGGGACCTTCTTCTTCGCCTACCTCCCCCGGATCCGGAAGAAAGGGTAG